ACAATGATATTGAAGTCCAGTAATACATCTTGATTTAGCTTGTCCACATTCTATCGGGCATTTATTTATTGTGGTCCATTCAACCGACAAGCCCAAGCCCCAGATGTAGTCCAGACCATCCTAACTTTCCAGTCGCGTTTCTTTTTTTGCTGGAAATAAGGATCGTGAGCTTCCACTCTTACATGGATACGCAAGAATAGATCTCAACTTATACGCAAAAATCATTGTTGAAAAGTCGCTCATGGCttttgatcgatactttttattgcaagaaatgcttgcaactcaataccgacgggtttatcccaatcgctagtgtacgtgccaactgacagtaaaatagtgaatggggtcgaatccacgaggactgtattaattaccaactataactactaacaatagtgtaaattaaattcagatgcttctaatatcaactaacaataaaatagGACTAAAATATCAAtgaatgaaaaactagcttgggtttggcttgccaactacctccacctgtgcacacagattaatacgcaatcacacaatttaaaagtttaacaatgtcaattgaaaggccttggtccagctgcagtcaattagatttccctaaacaacgatcctgactttggtccagttgcaagatcttttcttatcaaaggagtcttggttggtctatcctaagagtttcctaagacaagcataagcactaggaaattgacagttgcacaatctatgataatggtctattacccaatcaattatgtcctatgttcccaaaacttggatcttacgcaagttcttgttacttcgtcaaacaccgggtcatggtcagccgaatatgtttaactaacaattcctagaattatgatgttgatcaggcatgcataacaataggaaataagcaatcaatccagagaacaaagaattaaacttagtctgattgttaatcaaatctgtgcacaaggtttatggtagaagaattaccaaaccctaactAGAAAatagtttagctacacatagttataataaaaaccataaagatactcattaacaatgttcaaatcaatggaagagtggaGATTTGCCGAAGAAATTGGTCTGCCAATTTGATGTTTCTTGTCCTCTTTCTTGCTGTCACCCTCTCTTTGTTGTTAGGTCTTCAATCGTGCAAAAAAAAGTCCGTTTTGTCTCAACATAACACTgcttatatagtctttagcaagccctaaactgacCCAATTGTctttgccacgtcagcaacttaatcacacaagtctgattcccgcgTTCTGCGGCCGCAACAAGTTGCGAAATAGGTTACAActtctgtccagtaatgaatttattctccggcaatacctgttcataaaaataccaatatgggcagtattttacactaaacaacatagaaaaatacaaCTTTAAGCtcataaaactaggtgtattttacacctaacagcTTTGGATGGATCCTCGGTCAATGTACACACGTCGTTCACGTAATGTCGATCCCCTACTCATTTCCAAGCCCAATCTTTCAGCTTCAAGGAGAAGTGTATTTTCCATCTCGTCATCAGAGGAAGAGCTCGTAGTACCCTACTTGAGAGAGTTCTGAATAGTCATGATTCTCCAGCATTATTTTGCTAGAAGAGCCATGTTAAATCCATGAAAATTCCTAAAACCCAAACCCCTCTCTCTTGGAATTACATAGAGTTTTCCACGGTAACCAGCATGCCCCATTCTTTGTTCCTGAACTTCCCCACCAAAATTTTCTTACAATCTGATCCAGGTTATTACAAAGGGAGATAGGGAATTTAAAAAGCTGCATAGAGTAAGTAGGAATAGCTTGCAAAATTGCCTTCAACATTACATCTTTTCCAGCAAATGAAAGAATCAATACCCCCCATGATTTCCCAAAAAGAGAACTAACCATTGCACATAAAATGGTTAAGAATATATTGGAAGATATGTGTCGCATTACAATAGAATAAATTGTTGCTACCATTTATCTTGACATCAAAGGGTGCTgaaatttcatattttcattgcCTAGGAAAACTTTTTTATAAAGGAGCAAAGACAAATTTGACATCATTTTCTAAAGGAATCCCAGAGCATACCAAGATCAACATTGCCTCCTGAAAGTATGATTCCTATGTGTTTGCAATCATTCCAAACAGGGTTTTTCCTGAAACTATCGGATAAGACAGCTGCTAGGCCTATTGCTCCGCTAGGTTCAACTGCGACCTTTAGAATCTCATAACAGAGCTTCATGGCTTGTATTATCTCTGTATCTTCAACATTTATCACATCATCAACCAGATCTCTCACTACAGGCCTGCACCACCAAAAAGGTAGTGTTACATGTTAGTCAGGTTCACTGTGTACGGATCCTTATAGAGAAATGAAAGCAAAAAAGAAGCATATGTCTGTGTCTGGCATAAACCCAGACACAAAAATCAAagcgaaaagaaaaaaaaaatggaagccTATAGATGCATCCTGAACATTTGCAATTGAAAAATATGTATCGTTACCCTACCAGGTAAGATCTCCTAGAAAAGCTCTGAGCCCATCAGCAATTGTATTGGTCTCGGGTAATGTTATAATCCGAGCAGCCGCTTTGGATTGAGCAGCATCATTAGCTCCCTGAGGTTCAGCAGCGAAAATTCGAATGGCAGGGTTAATGGATTTGGCAGCCAATGCCACCCCTGATATCAAACCACCACCTGAAATATATATCATTCTTGATCAAGAAGAAAatcatacaaaagaaaatcaaagcagaaaataaaagaatatggaaagaaaataataaataaacacTATGATGAGTTCAACAAACCACTTATAGGGACTATAATGGTGTCTAAATGTGGGGCTTGCTCCAGAAGCTCCAGTGATATGGTACCCTGCCCACTTCATGAAAAGTCAAAAACCAAATTATAATCACATTACTTGCACAAGTTACATAAATTTTCATGGTCATAAATCCACATTTTTATGAGTTTCAGCCACggagaaagaaataaaattgcgCATATAATCATCCTACAACACAATAAACCATAATTCCagcagtttttggaaaattaATTGGAAGTTTTATGCTTTATTTTTCTATGGCTTCACACAATTAAAAGGAGCAGAATTGAGGTAATAGAATAGGTACATGAATCTTCATTGGCAATAACCACGATCACgatgttcaaaatttcaaaaaaattatagatgcaATAAAGAAATGGAAACAACATGTACCTTATAATCCGCCCATCATTATATGGATGTACCAGAACTCCACCTGTTTCTTGTAAAATCTTGCTTGCAGTACTCTCCCTTGATTGCATTGTTGCTTCACTCCAGATAACTTGACCACCATAACGCAATACATTCTCAACTTTGCATTTTGGAGCATTTCTTGGAATAACTATATAAGCTGGAATGCCCCGTAATTTTGCAGCCAAAGCCAACGCTGCAGCATGGTTACCACTAGTTTGGAGGATTTGATCAGGGGACTGAAGCAAATCAAAACTATCAACTTCTCACATTAATGAGCTTAGAGCAAACCTGCTGTGCGTTACAACCCCTTTAACAGCTTGGTCATCGGCAAGGGAAAATATCGCGTTGCAGGCACCTCTGAATTTAAATGCTCCACTTTTATGGGTGatacaaaaaggaaagaaggtTTTAGATGTTGATAGAAAAGGATTATAACATAGGAAGAAAGGTAAAAATTTTTAGGTCAGAGATCATTCACTAATAATTAATTACTCACCCCTTCTGAAAACATTCACACTTAAAATATAACTTCCTTCCAGAAATAGAACTAAGAGTTTCTGAGGAGAGGACGGGAGTTTTGTGTATGAAAGGTTTGATGCGGTCTTGTGCTTCCCTTATGGAGGTAATATCAGCCGCATACTTCTTTATTCTAGATGCCTCTTCCATCGCTAGTCAATCAAATTACTTGATTCTGTGCCACAGGGAAAACGTTTAAACTACTTCGGAAACTTAAAAACATCCAACAAATAGTCTATGCCCCCTCCCATAAAACACTTACCCTAGATCAATGCCTTCATGCTTTGGAAGGGTAAAACTTAAAAGAGATAGTGGTATTGAATATCTCTACTTCTTATAGGGGTAAAAAGACATGCACAAAATGCTTTCATCCACCGGAATGATAACACATGTAAGTACTTTATATGAAGCAGATGCTTACAGATATTGAGCAAGGAGATTTGATGATTTTGTCATTATTGCATGTTTGCAGAAAAATATCACAAATGCATTTGCACAGGAGATTTTGAATCAGCATATAAGTTCACATACTGCAACTGAAATAAAACGCAtgatttgcatttttttttgtccttttgactAAAGAATAGAAATTGGTACTCATCAATCATGTCAAAAGTTACATACACATATGTACTGATATACATATGTACTTTCAACAGCGTATAGGCTTATTATTtcgttaatattattttaatttttaaattgaaTAATGACCCTCATTCTCCATCTAAATCCAACAAAGGTCAAAAATTTCCAAGCAATAGATGTGTACTTGAACACTGAGGTTACCTATGAAGTTTACACATCCATAGGGAAAACATTTATCTATGCATTTCTAAGAATCCAATTCACTAGTAAATATTGTTCTGTTTCTTGAAGTAGACATCATTGAATGCATTGACGCTGCCCATGATGAAACACTAAAGACATATGAGCTCAGACTCATACTTCCAAAAACCTTTAAAGCAGAATAACTAATGCAGGCATAGTCATGATACCAATAGATGGTTTGGCAAAATCCACCCTAAGagcgtgtttggattgagggatttggggggaagggaagggaagagaagagaagggaagagaatggaaggaataatacatttctctctcccatatttggatagataaaaaaaagaaaggaaagaaaattagtttaatttactaatttatccttactttTATGTTAGAAGTGTCATGTATAAGGATAAAATAagattttaacttataaataacttaattagtcatccattccctccaaatgattcTATTTTGGGAAGGAAGAATTtagataaaaatttaatgaaatattccatccaattcccttcaaatccctgcccttaattttttataaattatccaaacaagagaattggaaggaaagtctctttctcttctcttctcttctcttctcttccccaaatccctcaatccaaatacactctaAGGGATTAAGATTCTATAAAGAAACTTACAAGCCCATCACCATTAAAAAGTTAGAAAAGTCTAACGTCAAGTCCTCTAGTTCCAAAAGTTGAACAACGCTCATAATCCAAGGCAAATAATCCGTCTTTGATCGCATAAACGCAGACAAACCTAGTCAAAGAAACTCATTTTACCATGTTCATATCATTTACACAAAGCATCAGAAATCACCAATTCAATTGATGGACAGACCACA
This DNA window, taken from Tripterygium wilfordii isolate XIE 37 chromosome 20, ASM1340144v1, whole genome shotgun sequence, encodes the following:
- the LOC119986661 gene encoding serine racemase-like; the encoded protein is MEEASRIKKYAADITSIREAQDRIKPFIHKTPVLSSETLSSISGRKLYFKCECFQKGGAFKFRGACNAIFSLADDQAVKGVVTHSSGNHAAALALAAKLRGIPAYIVIPRNAPKCKVENVLRYGGQVIWSEATMQSRESTASKILQETGGVLVHPYNDGRIISGQGTISLELLEQAPHLDTIIVPISGGGLISGVALAAKSINPAIRIFAAEPQGANDAAQSKAAARIITLPETNTIADGLRAFLGDLTWPVVRDLVDDVINVEDTEIIQAMKLCYEILKVAVEPSGAIGLAAVLSDSFRKNPVWNDCKHIGIILSGGNVDLGMLWDSFRK